Proteins from a genomic interval of Arachis hypogaea cultivar Tifrunner chromosome 10, arahy.Tifrunner.gnm2.J5K5, whole genome shotgun sequence:
- the LOC112716663 gene encoding uncharacterized protein, whose translation MYNNVGPQPGIPQPPASSQPNPFGSAFNVAGSGLIRGGLGAYGGKILGSSSEYVQSNISRYFSDPQYYFQVNDHYVKNKLKVVLFPFLHRGHWTRITEPVGGRLSYKPPIYDINAPDLYIPLMAFGTYVVLAGLSLGLHGKFSPEALNLLFIKGLLGWFMQASLLKVTLLSLGSGEAPLLDIIAYAGYTFTGICLAVLGRIILGYSYYFLMPWTCLCMGVFLVKTMKRVLFAEVRSYDSSRHHYLLLFIALVQFPLFTWLGNITINWLL comes from the exons ATGTACAATAATGTTGGACCGCAACCCGGAATACCGCAGCCTCCGGCGAGTTCGCAACCTAATCCTTTTGGGAGTGCATTCAATGTTGCTGGCTCAGGACTCATTCGAGGTGGATTGGGTGCTTATGGAGGGAAAATATTAGGATCAAGTTCTGAGTATGTCCAGAGCAAT ATAAGTCGATATTTTTCTGACCCTCAATACTACTTTCAAGTTAATGACCATTATGTCAAGAACAAATTGAAGGTGGTTTTGTTTCCATTCCTGCATCGG GGTCATTGGACTAGAATTACTGAACCAGTTGGTGGCAGGCTGTCCTATAAACCACCAATTTATGACATAAACGCACCAGATCTATACATTCCATTAATGGCATTCGGTACCTATGTTGTTCTCGCGGGCCTCTCATTGGGTCTTCATGGAAA GTTTAGTCCAGAAGCTTTGAACTTGTTATTCATCAAGGGATTGCTTGGTTGGTTTATGCAAGCTTCACTGCTAAAAGTAACATTACTTTCGTTGGGCAGTGGGGAAGCGCCACTGCTAGACATTATAGCATATGCTGGTTATACTTTCACTGGTATATGTTTGGCCGTTCTTGGAAGAATAATATTGGGTTACTCTTACTACTTTTTGATGCCATGGACCTGCTTATGCATGGGAGTATTCTTGGTGAAAACAATGAAGAGAGTCCTTTTCGCAGAGGTGAGAAGTTATGATTCAAGCAGACACCACTATCTCTTGCTGTTTATTGCTTTGGTCCAGTTTCCATTGTTCACATGGCTTGGCAACATTACAATCAACTGGCTTTTGTAG